In a single window of the Acinetobacter tibetensis genome:
- a CDS encoding DUF2946 family protein produces MLFRGGLLLACVAVFLQIAVFLQPLLPKQYQVAPVCETITRALLLPSQTVNAVQTAAMQHTQHLHHQVEQKQQHIHDHHDASHQCQYCTVYGNLVLPPELDIKPILDRIQVRLIAFQKAFAHVWFVLQQLFLIPQGRAPPLWA; encoded by the coding sequence TTGCTTTTCCGTGGTGGTTTACTGCTGGCATGTGTCGCAGTTTTTTTACAGATTGCTGTTTTCTTACAGCCTTTGCTGCCGAAGCAATATCAAGTTGCTCCGGTCTGTGAAACCATTACGCGTGCACTTTTACTCCCTTCTCAAACTGTAAACGCCGTGCAGACTGCTGCTATGCAGCATACGCAACATTTACATCATCAAGTAGAACAAAAACAGCAGCATATTCATGATCACCATGATGCAAGTCATCAATGCCAATACTGTACCGTATATGGCAATTTAGTCTTGCCGCCTGAACTTGACATAAAGCCAATACTTGATCGTATTCAAGTTCGTTTAATCGCTTTTCAAAAAGCCTTTGCACATGTTTGGTTTGTTCTACAGCAACTATTTCTTATCCCACAAGGACGGGCACCGCCACTCTGGGCATAA
- the def gene encoding peptide deformylase, whose translation MALLPILSFPDPRLRTIAQPVEEVTDEIRQLAADMFETMYEAPGIGLAATQVDRHIQLIVMDLSEHKDQPMVFINPKITPLTEETQPYEEGCLSVPQIYDKVERASRVKIEAINLEGQSFTIEADELLAVCIQHEMDHLNGKLFVDYLSPLKRQRAREKVEKLTRQRQKEKVAVKRG comes from the coding sequence ATGGCCTTATTACCTATTTTAAGTTTCCCCGATCCCCGTCTTCGTACCATTGCACAACCCGTCGAAGAAGTTACTGATGAAATTCGTCAGTTAGCTGCAGATATGTTTGAAACCATGTATGAAGCGCCAGGCATTGGTTTAGCCGCTACCCAAGTCGACCGCCATATTCAGTTGATTGTTATGGATCTATCTGAACATAAAGATCAGCCCATGGTGTTCATTAACCCCAAAATTACCCCATTGACTGAAGAAACCCAGCCTTATGAAGAAGGCTGTTTATCAGTGCCTCAAATATACGACAAAGTTGAGCGTGCGTCACGTGTAAAAATAGAGGCAATTAACCTTGAAGGTCAATCCTTTACAATAGAAGCAGACGAACTTCTCGCTGTTTGTATTCAGCATGAAATGGATCACTTAAACGGCAAATTATTTGTCGATTATTTATCACCACTCAAGCGTCAGCGTGCGCGTGAAAAAGTGGAAAAATTGACGCGTCAGCGCCAAAAAGAGAAAGTTGCAGTCAAACGCGGATAA